In one window of Comamonas testosteroni DNA:
- a CDS encoding class I adenylate-forming enzyme family protein: protein MNTCPPPRTVAQALAQTVAAHPHRDAYIDQGRSYSWQQVDVMASAWAAHLSSLGLRPGERIGIILPNGLPWVLSYLAAAKTGLVVVGLSVRYRDAELDFMLQDSQVKAVLAPREFAGFDYQSYLAQARQRFAALEHLLWVDEGFEQPLQSGVKVLHEGTGPEPDDLLMIIYTSGTTGRPKAAGLTHRSQLGSALAQHAHVRAVVDDMVQLAMPLNHVGGITCGVLTMLLAGGTCELVPMFSPEAVWKMAHRHPPTWLVGVPTMLTLLLMHPLLAEVDMSRLRLIVVGGSNVEPVLLQRLQQQFPGVSIMNLYGLSETSGAIVMTPWQADQQALLHSIGKPLQGAQLRVAGADGEELRSGEVGELWFRGAGAIPAYVGQEQDEEAFAGGWLHSGDLGLVDERGLVYLKGRQKDMFIQGGFNVYPSEVESVIAGHAGVLMVAGIGVPDPVLGEVGRYYIVIRPSASVSEEELLAHCRQQLADYKLPRQLVFRTELPLTPAGKIQKALLRAEECCS, encoded by the coding sequence ATGAACACTTGCCCTCCTCCTCGGACCGTGGCGCAGGCACTGGCGCAGACCGTGGCCGCCCATCCCCACAGGGATGCCTATATCGACCAGGGGCGCAGCTACAGCTGGCAGCAGGTGGATGTCATGGCCAGCGCCTGGGCTGCCCATCTGTCCTCGCTGGGCCTGCGTCCCGGTGAACGCATCGGCATCATCCTGCCCAATGGTCTGCCCTGGGTGCTGAGCTATCTGGCAGCGGCGAAGACGGGGCTGGTCGTGGTGGGCCTCAGCGTCCGATACCGGGACGCCGAGCTGGACTTCATGCTGCAGGACAGCCAGGTCAAGGCCGTGCTTGCGCCGCGCGAGTTTGCCGGTTTCGACTACCAGAGCTATCTGGCGCAGGCCCGTCAGCGTTTTGCGGCGCTGGAGCACCTGTTGTGGGTGGATGAAGGATTCGAGCAACCGCTGCAGTCCGGCGTGAAAGTCTTGCATGAAGGCACCGGTCCTGAGCCGGATGACCTGCTGATGATCATCTACACCTCCGGCACCACAGGCCGGCCCAAGGCGGCGGGGCTGACGCATCGCTCCCAGTTGGGCTCAGCGCTGGCGCAGCACGCGCATGTGAGGGCTGTGGTGGACGATATGGTGCAGCTGGCCATGCCGCTCAACCATGTGGGGGGCATTACCTGCGGCGTGCTGACCATGCTGCTGGCGGGCGGCACCTGCGAGCTGGTGCCCATGTTCAGCCCCGAGGCTGTCTGGAAGATGGCGCACCGGCATCCGCCGACCTGGCTGGTGGGCGTGCCAACCATGCTGACACTGCTGCTCATGCATCCGCTTTTGGCGGAGGTGGACATGAGCCGGCTGCGCCTGATCGTGGTGGGTGGATCCAATGTGGAGCCAGTCTTGCTGCAGCGGCTGCAGCAGCAGTTTCCGGGCGTGAGCATCATGAATCTCTACGGTCTGTCCGAGACTTCGGGGGCCATCGTGATGACGCCCTGGCAGGCGGATCAGCAGGCCCTGCTGCACAGCATAGGCAAGCCGCTGCAAGGGGCGCAGCTGCGCGTGGCGGGGGCTGATGGAGAGGAGCTGCGAAGTGGCGAGGTGGGGGAGCTGTGGTTTCGCGGTGCGGGGGCGATTCCGGCCTATGTGGGGCAGGAGCAGGACGAAGAGGCGTTTGCCGGCGGCTGGCTGCATTCGGGGGATCTGGGGCTTGTCGATGAGCGGGGCCTGGTCTACCTCAAGGGGCGGCAAAAAGACATGTTCATACAGGGCGGCTTCAACGTCTATCCCAGCGAGGTGGAGAGCGTGATTGCCGGTCATGCAGGCGTGCTGATGGTCGCCGGCATCGGCGTGCCGGACCCCGTGCTGGGCGAAGTGGGGCGCTACTACATCGTGATCAGACCTAGTGCCAGCGTGAGCGAGGAGGAGCTGCTCGCGCATTGCCGCCAGCAGCTCGCTGACTACAAGCTGCCGCGCCAGCTGGTGTTTCGCACCGAATTGCCGTTGACCCCGGCAGGAAAGATCCAGAAAGCCCTGTTGCGAGCAGAGGAGTGCTGTTCATGA
- a CDS encoding 3-keto-5-aminohexanoate cleavage protein: protein MSDKAIITCSITGVLTDPNQHHVPVTPEQLAQEARRAYDAGASVVHVHFRRQEEGKGHLPSWDPAVARACVDAMRAACPELIINQTTGVVGPDYQGPLDCLRATRPEMAACNAGSLNYLKTRSNGSWAWPPMLFDNQPAKVQDFLDVMAETHTLPEFECFDVGIVRCVGMYVETGMYRGLPEYNFVMGVESGMPADPDLLPILLRLKIKDAPWQTTLIGRSEIWPTHLRTAELGGHLRSGLEDTFYLPDGSKVTSNAPLIEQLARYARDVGREVATPREARQMLHLAA from the coding sequence ATGTCCGATAAAGCCATTATTACCTGTTCCATTACCGGGGTGCTGACCGACCCGAATCAGCATCATGTGCCCGTGACACCAGAGCAACTGGCGCAGGAAGCACGCCGGGCCTATGACGCGGGCGCATCGGTGGTGCATGTCCACTTCAGGCGCCAGGAGGAGGGCAAGGGTCATCTGCCCAGCTGGGACCCGGCAGTGGCCAGGGCCTGCGTGGATGCCATGCGCGCAGCCTGCCCCGAGCTCATCATCAATCAGACCACCGGGGTTGTCGGCCCCGATTACCAGGGACCGCTGGACTGCCTGCGTGCCACGCGACCCGAGATGGCGGCCTGCAATGCGGGCTCGCTCAACTATCTCAAAACCCGCAGCAATGGAAGCTGGGCCTGGCCGCCGATGCTGTTCGACAATCAGCCCGCAAAGGTGCAGGACTTTCTCGATGTGATGGCCGAGACCCACACTCTGCCCGAGTTCGAGTGCTTTGACGTGGGCATCGTGCGCTGCGTGGGCATGTATGTGGAAACCGGCATGTACCGAGGCCTGCCCGAATACAACTTCGTGATGGGGGTGGAGTCCGGCATGCCGGCAGACCCCGATCTGCTGCCTATCCTGCTCAGGCTCAAGATCAAGGATGCGCCCTGGCAGACCACGCTGATCGGGCGCAGCGAGATCTGGCCCACCCATCTGCGCACGGCCGAGCTCGGCGGGCATTTGCGCAGCGGACTGGAAGACACTTTCTATCTGCCGGACGGCAGCAAGGTCACATCCAATGCTCCGCTGATCGAGCAACTGGCGCGCTATGCGCGTGATGTGGGCCGTGAAGTCGCCACTCCCAGGGAGGCCAGGCAGATGCTGCACCTGGCGGCCTGA
- a CDS encoding acyl-CoA dehydrogenase family protein translates to MTDATEREMLYDMVRRFAREHIAPHVTAWDEAGEFPRQLYRQAAELGLLGIGYPQELGGTAATHGLRAALWLALCRYGGSGGVLASLLSHNIGLPPVVALGSDALKQQVVPDVLAGHKIAALAITEPGGGSDVAALRTRARRDGNEYVIEGEKTFITSGMRADWITVAVRTGEQRGASGISLILVPGESAGLRRSPLHKMGWQCSDTAHLFFDGVRVPASHLLGAEGEGFRAIMQNFNGERLGIACAALGFAQACYDEALAWAQQRQAFGVTLNQHQVIRHKLVDMQQRLRSTDAWLNAVCARADGGDSGADWVGEVCVLKNHATQTMQFCADTAVQILGGMGFMRGTLSERMYREVKVLTIGGGTEEIMKELAARQWRI, encoded by the coding sequence ATGACTGATGCCACTGAACGCGAAATGCTCTATGACATGGTGCGCCGTTTTGCGCGTGAGCATATCGCTCCTCATGTCACGGCCTGGGACGAGGCGGGAGAGTTCCCGCGTCAGCTCTATCGCCAGGCCGCCGAGCTGGGGCTGCTCGGCATTGGCTACCCCCAGGAGCTCGGTGGTACCGCGGCCACGCACGGTCTGCGCGCCGCTTTGTGGCTGGCGCTGTGCCGCTACGGGGGCAGCGGCGGTGTGCTGGCCAGCCTGTTGTCGCACAACATCGGCCTGCCGCCCGTGGTGGCTCTGGGCAGCGATGCGCTCAAGCAACAGGTGGTGCCCGATGTGCTGGCAGGCCACAAGATCGCGGCGCTGGCGATTACCGAACCTGGCGGTGGATCGGACGTGGCGGCGCTGCGCACCAGGGCCAGGCGCGATGGCAACGAGTATGTGATCGAGGGCGAGAAGACCTTCATCACCTCGGGCATGCGTGCGGACTGGATCACGGTGGCGGTGCGCACGGGCGAGCAAAGAGGTGCATCCGGTATCTCCCTGATCCTGGTGCCGGGCGAGAGTGCGGGATTGCGCCGCAGCCCGCTGCACAAGATGGGCTGGCAATGCTCGGATACGGCCCATCTGTTCTTTGATGGCGTGCGCGTGCCTGCCAGTCATCTGCTCGGGGCCGAGGGCGAGGGCTTTCGCGCCATCATGCAGAACTTCAACGGCGAGCGCCTGGGCATTGCCTGCGCTGCGCTGGGCTTTGCCCAGGCCTGCTATGACGAGGCGCTGGCCTGGGCGCAGCAGCGCCAGGCCTTTGGCGTGACGCTCAATCAGCATCAGGTCATACGCCACAAGCTGGTGGACATGCAGCAGCGCCTGCGCAGCACCGACGCCTGGCTCAACGCCGTCTGCGCACGAGCCGATGGCGGCGATAGCGGTGCGGATTGGGTGGGTGAGGTCTGTGTGCTCAAGAACCACGCCACCCAGACCATGCAGTTCTGTGCCGATACGGCGGTGCAGATTCTGGGTGGCATGGGCTTTATGCGCGGCACGCTGAGCGAGCGCATGTACCGCGAAGTCAAGGTGTTGACGATTGGCGGCGGCACAGAGGAAATCATGAAAGAGCTGGCCGCGCGCCAGTGGCGTATCTAG
- a CDS encoding acetyl/propionyl/methylcrotonyl-CoA carboxylase subunit alpha: MKRILIANRGEIALRIMATARRMGIETVAVYSDADAGSLHVQQSTQAYALVGLTSAQSYLDVNKLLAAAKATGADAVHPGYGFLSEDAGFAQAVQEAGLIWIGPPPAAIRQLGSKAAAKQLARAHGVPCLPGYEGDDQSDARFADEAAMIGYPVMVKAVAGGGGRGMRLVESAQQLHAALNSARSEALAGFGNGDLLVERAVMHPRHVEVQVFADGHGHVIHLGERDCSVQRRHQKIIEEAPSPAVNAEQREHMGSCAVALAKAAGYVGAGTVEFLVEGRQFYLMEMNTRLQVEHPVTEALTGLDLVEWQIRVARGEALPLTQQQVQFDGHAIEVRLCAEDESFQPHTGVVRHFSAPDAAAFSRAPLRFDHALHTGSEVTPYYDAMLGKLIVHAPTREQAIDGLIHALGRLAVLGLPTNRAFLIECLNDEVFRRGQALISYLTGDAPRLQQLLREKEALAHQHWGALCAVGQRPGPLACSYAQLRKLQHRGRAQELALRPETEDSWLLNRRGAEPELLQVDELLAYGWRARTAGLTQTVQAVQLPVGQGGTRWHLQAGSVDWWVEDASYAPPEHAAGAGQTAELRAPFNGRVVQLGVETGQALKAGDVVVVVESMKLEHSLSVKADCRVEAVLVNAGQQVAPGQVLLKLAPLSGGTA; the protein is encoded by the coding sequence ATGAAGCGCATTCTGATTGCCAATCGTGGCGAGATTGCGCTGCGCATCATGGCTACGGCCAGGCGCATGGGCATAGAGACCGTGGCGGTGTACTCGGATGCGGATGCGGGAAGCCTCCATGTGCAACAGTCCACACAGGCCTATGCACTGGTCGGGCTGACATCGGCACAGAGCTATCTGGACGTGAACAAGCTGCTGGCGGCCGCCAAGGCGACAGGGGCCGATGCCGTTCATCCCGGTTACGGCTTTCTCAGCGAGGATGCGGGCTTTGCCCAGGCCGTTCAGGAAGCGGGCCTGATCTGGATTGGCCCGCCGCCGGCCGCGATCCGCCAGCTCGGCAGCAAGGCCGCCGCCAAGCAACTGGCCAGGGCCCATGGCGTGCCCTGTCTGCCGGGCTATGAGGGCGATGACCAGAGCGATGCGCGCTTTGCCGACGAAGCAGCCATGATTGGCTACCCTGTCATGGTCAAGGCCGTGGCCGGTGGCGGCGGGCGCGGCATGCGGCTGGTGGAAAGTGCCCAGCAGCTGCATGCCGCTCTGAACAGTGCGCGTTCGGAAGCCCTGGCTGGCTTCGGCAATGGTGACTTGCTGGTCGAGCGTGCCGTCATGCACCCGCGTCATGTGGAAGTGCAGGTGTTTGCCGACGGGCATGGCCATGTGATTCATCTGGGGGAGCGCGACTGCTCGGTTCAGCGTCGCCACCAGAAGATCATTGAAGAGGCCCCCAGTCCGGCCGTCAATGCCGAGCAGCGCGAGCACATGGGCAGTTGTGCCGTGGCCCTGGCCAAGGCGGCAGGCTATGTGGGTGCGGGTACGGTGGAGTTCCTGGTCGAAGGCCGGCAGTTCTATCTGATGGAGATGAATACCAGACTGCAGGTCGAGCATCCGGTGACCGAGGCCTTGACGGGCCTTGATCTGGTCGAGTGGCAGATCCGCGTCGCGCGCGGCGAGGCCTTGCCGTTGACGCAGCAGCAGGTGCAGTTCGACGGCCATGCCATCGAAGTGCGACTGTGCGCCGAAGACGAGAGCTTTCAGCCCCATACCGGCGTGGTGCGACATTTCTCGGCCCCCGACGCGGCCGCCTTCAGCCGCGCGCCGCTGCGCTTTGACCACGCATTGCACACCGGCAGCGAAGTCACACCCTATTACGACGCCATGCTGGGCAAGCTGATCGTCCATGCGCCGACGCGAGAGCAAGCCATTGACGGGCTGATTCATGCACTGGGCCGGCTCGCGGTGCTGGGCTTGCCGACCAATCGCGCCTTTCTGATTGAATGCCTGAACGACGAAGTGTTCAGGCGGGGCCAGGCTCTGATCTCCTATCTGACGGGCGATGCGCCACGCCTGCAGCAACTGCTGCGAGAAAAGGAAGCTCTGGCGCACCAGCACTGGGGAGCGCTTTGCGCCGTGGGCCAAAGGCCGGGGCCGCTGGCTTGCAGCTATGCCCAGTTGCGCAAGCTGCAGCACCGGGGCCGGGCACAGGAGCTGGCGCTGCGGCCCGAGACCGAAGACAGCTGGCTGCTGAACCGGCGCGGCGCAGAGCCTGAGCTGCTGCAGGTCGACGAGTTGCTGGCCTATGGCTGGCGAGCGAGAACGGCGGGCCTGACCCAAACCGTGCAGGCCGTGCAACTGCCCGTCGGGCAAGGCGGGACGCGCTGGCATCTGCAGGCTGGCAGTGTGGACTGGTGGGTCGAAGATGCAAGCTATGCCCCGCCAGAGCATGCAGCCGGAGCCGGCCAGACTGCAGAGCTGCGCGCGCCGTTCAACGGCCGTGTGGTGCAACTGGGTGTGGAGACCGGGCAGGCGCTGAAGGCCGGCGATGTGGTCGTGGTCGTCGAATCCATGAAGCTGGAGCACAGCCTGAGCGTGAAGGCCGACTGCCGGGTGGAGGCCGTGCTGGTCAATGCCGGCCAGCAGGTGGCGCCGGGCCAGGTGCTGCTGAAACTGGCGCCCCTGTCTGGAGGCACTGCATGA
- a CDS encoding enoyl-CoA hydratase/isomerase family protein: MTQLLEIERQPLGSGFVEWWRLNSPQTRNPLTDELVQALRDQATRAHKDSQLRVVVLCGNGGHFCAGGSLGGFASSIGSPLPAGAQDPLVQVNREFGHLLQLLAELPQLLIAAVQGAAMGGGVGLVCVADWVVADQQAVFATPEVTLGIVPAQIAPFVLRRLGEGCARQWLLGGQRWSASQAQEAGLVQTVIQATDAAQWQSQLQHQLEICAQAAPQAVAATKKLLATIGGQSLDASLNQGAQAFASALRSAEAGAGLKAFSRKQPAPWTCIAGGTS; this comes from the coding sequence ATGACTCAGTTGCTTGAAATCGAACGCCAGCCCTTGGGCAGCGGCTTTGTGGAATGGTGGCGACTGAATTCGCCGCAAACCCGCAATCCGCTGACCGACGAGCTGGTGCAGGCTTTGCGCGATCAGGCCACAAGAGCGCACAAGGATTCACAGCTGCGCGTGGTCGTGCTGTGCGGCAACGGCGGGCATTTCTGTGCGGGCGGGAGCCTGGGAGGCTTTGCCAGCAGCATAGGCTCGCCGCTGCCTGCGGGGGCGCAGGACCCGCTGGTTCAGGTCAACCGCGAGTTTGGTCATCTGCTGCAGCTGCTGGCAGAGCTGCCCCAGTTGCTGATCGCTGCCGTGCAGGGCGCAGCCATGGGCGGCGGTGTGGGGCTGGTCTGCGTGGCCGACTGGGTGGTGGCGGATCAGCAGGCCGTCTTTGCCACACCCGAGGTGACGCTTGGAATTGTGCCCGCGCAGATCGCGCCGTTTGTGCTGCGCAGGCTGGGTGAAGGTTGCGCGCGTCAATGGCTGCTGGGCGGTCAGCGCTGGTCCGCAAGCCAGGCCCAGGAGGCCGGCCTGGTGCAGACCGTGATCCAGGCCACAGACGCTGCCCAATGGCAGAGTCAGCTGCAGCATCAGCTTGAAATCTGCGCGCAGGCCGCACCGCAGGCGGTGGCTGCCACCAAAAAGCTGCTGGCAACCATTGGCGGGCAAAGTCTGGATGCATCGCTGAACCAGGGCGCGCAGGCCTTTGCCAGTGCACTGCGCAGCGCTGAAGCGGGGGCGGGGCTCAAGGCCTTTTCCCGCAAGCAACCGGCTCCCTGGACCTGCATTGCAGGAGGCACATCATGA
- a CDS encoding acyl-CoA dehydrogenase family protein, whose protein sequence is MQWTHEHLEVRNTLNRYIDEKINPHVDEWEQEEIFPAHQVFKGLGDLGLLGLTKPEAYGGAGLDYSYSLMMAETLGHIRCGGVPMAIGVQTDMCTPALARFGSDALCEQFLAPAIAGDMVGCIGVSEPGAGSDVSGIKSHARRDGDDYVISGQKMWITNSIQADWMCMLVNTSEGPVHKNKSLVMVPLRDGPRGRLTKGVEVAQKLRKIGMNSSDTGLLFFDEVRVPQRYLVGQEGQGFVYQMQQFQEERLWASASGLLAMEDCIQQTIEWAQQRQMFGSTLIDQQWVQFKLAELQTEVEALRALTYRAAQMYMAGQDALQLASMAKLKAGRLTREVADTCLQFWGGMGFTWDNRVSRLYRDGRLGSIGGGADEVMLGIIGKTMGLIKRQAH, encoded by the coding sequence ATGCAATGGACCCATGAACATCTGGAAGTGCGCAATACCCTCAATCGCTATATCGACGAGAAGATCAACCCTCATGTCGATGAATGGGAGCAGGAGGAGATCTTCCCTGCGCACCAGGTGTTCAAGGGGCTGGGCGATCTGGGCCTGCTGGGCCTGACCAAGCCCGAAGCCTATGGCGGTGCGGGGCTGGACTACTCCTACAGCCTGATGATGGCCGAGACACTGGGCCATATCCGCTGCGGCGGTGTGCCCATGGCCATTGGCGTGCAGACCGATATGTGCACGCCCGCACTGGCACGCTTTGGCAGCGATGCCTTGTGCGAGCAGTTTCTGGCTCCAGCCATTGCGGGCGATATGGTGGGCTGCATCGGCGTGAGCGAGCCCGGTGCTGGCAGCGATGTCTCGGGCATCAAAAGCCATGCGCGCAGGGATGGTGACGATTACGTCATCAGCGGCCAGAAGATGTGGATCACCAACAGCATTCAGGCGGACTGGATGTGCATGCTGGTCAACACCAGCGAGGGGCCGGTACACAAGAACAAAAGCCTCGTCATGGTGCCGCTGCGTGACGGCCCGCGCGGTAGGCTGACCAAGGGCGTGGAAGTGGCGCAGAAGCTGCGCAAGATCGGCATGAACTCCTCGGATACGGGCCTGCTGTTCTTTGACGAGGTGCGCGTTCCGCAGCGCTATCTGGTGGGGCAGGAGGGGCAGGGCTTCGTCTATCAGATGCAGCAGTTTCAGGAGGAGCGGCTCTGGGCCTCGGCCAGTGGCCTGCTCGCCATGGAGGATTGCATTCAGCAGACCATCGAGTGGGCGCAGCAGCGCCAGATGTTCGGCAGCACCCTGATAGATCAGCAATGGGTGCAGTTCAAGCTGGCCGAGTTGCAGACCGAAGTCGAGGCCCTGCGCGCACTGACCTATCGTGCCGCCCAGATGTATATGGCAGGTCAGGATGCGCTGCAGCTGGCCAGCATGGCCAAGCTCAAGGCAGGGCGGCTGACGCGCGAAGTGGCCGACACCTGTCTGCAGTTCTGGGGCGGCATGGGCTTTACCTGGGACAACCGCGTCTCGCGCCTGTACCGCGACGGGCGTCTGGGCTCGATAGGCGGTGGTGCCGACGAGGTCATGCTGGGCATCATCGGCAAGACCATGGGGCTGATCAAGCGCCAGGCGCACTGA
- a CDS encoding acyl-CoA carboxylase subunit beta, whose amino-acid sequence MSVFASQWNAAGEQAQQRRAATLSRIAALRELEQRAAQASQRAKPQFEKRGQLLPRERVALLLDAGTPWLPLCTLAGFMLDQEDPAKSVPGGGMLAGIGFVSGVRCMVVASDSGIEAGAIQEKGLDKMLRVQEIALQNKLPFIHLVESAGANLMRYRVEGFVMGGALFRNLARLSAAGLPVITVQHGSGTAGGAYMPGLSDVVIMVRGRSRAFLAGPPLLKAATGEIATEEELGGAEMHTSVSGLGEYLAEDDRHALSMARAVVSQLSSWKTSATIDAYAKKAIDSGVSEPRYDADELLGLMPAHHREPVDMHEVMARLVDGSELLLFKSGYGAATLCAQAHIGGHAVGLISSNGPIDVAGASKAAHFIQWMCQLGHPIIYLQNTTGYMVGKDSEQAGMIKHGSKMIQAVTNATVPQITIQCGASFGAGNYGMCGRGYAPRFLFSWPGAKTAVMGGEQAASTMRQVTEAAMARKGLPIDAELMQKQYDQIVAMFEAQADALVTSGLLLDDGVIDPRDTRAVLSFCLQTLHEAQQRTLRPMQFGVARM is encoded by the coding sequence ATGAGCGTCTTTGCATCGCAATGGAATGCAGCCGGCGAGCAGGCGCAGCAGCGCCGGGCCGCCACGCTGTCGCGCATCGCCGCGCTGCGTGAGCTGGAGCAGCGGGCAGCCCAGGCATCGCAGCGGGCCAAGCCGCAGTTTGAAAAGCGCGGCCAGTTGCTGCCGCGAGAGAGAGTGGCCTTGCTGCTGGATGCCGGGACGCCATGGCTGCCGCTGTGCACGCTGGCGGGTTTCATGCTGGACCAGGAAGACCCCGCCAAGTCGGTTCCCGGAGGCGGAATGCTGGCGGGCATCGGCTTTGTCAGCGGCGTGCGCTGCATGGTCGTGGCCAGCGATTCGGGCATCGAGGCGGGAGCCATCCAGGAAAAAGGCCTGGACAAGATGCTGCGCGTGCAGGAGATTGCGCTGCAGAACAAGCTGCCCTTCATTCATTTGGTTGAGAGTGCAGGCGCCAACCTCATGCGCTACCGTGTCGAGGGCTTTGTGATGGGCGGAGCCTTGTTTCGCAACCTGGCGCGGTTGTCCGCGGCGGGTTTGCCGGTCATCACCGTGCAGCATGGCTCGGGCACGGCCGGCGGAGCCTATATGCCGGGGTTGTCGGACGTGGTCATCATGGTGCGCGGTCGCTCGCGCGCCTTTCTGGCCGGGCCGCCCCTGCTCAAGGCGGCGACCGGCGAAATCGCGACCGAGGAGGAGCTGGGCGGTGCCGAAATGCACACCAGTGTCTCGGGGTTGGGCGAATATCTGGCGGAGGACGACCGCCATGCCCTGAGTATGGCACGCGCCGTGGTGTCTCAGCTATCTTCATGGAAGACGTCTGCAACGATTGATGCATATGCGAAAAAAGCTATTGATTCAGGAGTTTCGGAGCCGCGTTACGACGCCGATGAACTGCTGGGCCTGATGCCGGCACACCATCGCGAGCCAGTGGATATGCACGAAGTCATGGCGCGGCTGGTCGATGGTTCCGAGCTGCTGCTGTTCAAGTCCGGCTACGGTGCGGCCACGCTCTGTGCGCAGGCGCATATCGGCGGCCATGCCGTGGGCCTGATCTCCAGCAACGGCCCCATCGATGTGGCCGGTGCTAGCAAGGCCGCGCACTTCATTCAATGGATGTGCCAGTTGGGCCACCCCATCATCTATCTGCAGAACACCACGGGCTATATGGTGGGCAAGGACAGCGAGCAGGCCGGCATGATCAAGCACGGCAGCAAGATGATTCAGGCCGTCACCAATGCCACCGTGCCGCAGATCACCATCCAGTGCGGCGCCAGTTTCGGAGCAGGCAACTACGGCATGTGCGGCCGAGGCTATGCGCCGCGCTTTCTGTTCAGCTGGCCCGGCGCCAAGACGGCGGTGATGGGCGGCGAGCAGGCGGCCAGCACCATGCGCCAGGTCACCGAGGCCGCCATGGCACGCAAGGGTTTGCCCATCGATGCCGAGCTGATGCAAAAGCAGTACGACCAGATCGTGGCCATGTTCGAAGCCCAGGCCGATGCGCTGGTCACCAGCGGCTTGTTGCTGGACGACGGTGTGATCGACCCGCGCGACACCCGCGCAGTGCTCTCGTTTTGCCTGCAGACCTTGCACGAAGCGCAGCAGCGCACCTTGCGCCCCATGCAGTTTGGGGTCGCGCGCATGTAG
- a CDS encoding SDR family oxidoreductase, with amino-acid sequence MYQSVFRAALFAGQVVVVTGSGSGIGRCVAHELASLGATVALVGRNQDKLAAVQAELQQAGVPEDRVSRHRADIRDEAAVKALVAEVLARHGRIDALVNNAGGQYIAPLASIGVKGWQAVLDTNLTGGFLMARECFVQHMAEHGGSIVNMVADIWGSMPGMGHSGAARAGMVSLTETAAAEWAPHGVRVNAIAPGYIASSGMDHYPPEAAAMLRKIPATVPAGRFGNEAEVSASIVFLLSPAASFISGTVLRVDGARPQVRMGMGPVAASAEVQQRGAVRAFGGFSLYQTPKVFQS; translated from the coding sequence ATGTACCAATCCGTATTCCGTGCCGCATTGTTTGCGGGGCAGGTGGTTGTGGTGACTGGTAGCGGCTCGGGAATCGGTCGCTGTGTTGCGCACGAGCTGGCATCCCTGGGGGCCACAGTCGCCCTGGTGGGACGCAATCAGGACAAGCTGGCTGCGGTGCAAGCCGAGTTGCAGCAGGCCGGAGTACCGGAGGATCGAGTCAGCCGGCACAGAGCGGATATACGGGATGAGGCTGCCGTCAAAGCGCTGGTGGCCGAGGTTCTGGCCCGCCACGGGCGCATCGACGCCCTGGTCAATAACGCGGGTGGGCAGTACATCGCGCCCCTGGCCAGCATCGGAGTCAAGGGCTGGCAGGCCGTGCTGGACACCAATCTCACAGGCGGCTTTCTGATGGCGCGCGAATGCTTTGTGCAACACATGGCAGAGCATGGTGGCTCCATCGTCAACATGGTGGCCGATATATGGGGCTCCATGCCGGGCATGGGGCACAGCGGTGCGGCGCGAGCGGGCATGGTCAGCCTTACCGAGACGGCGGCTGCGGAATGGGCACCCCATGGCGTGCGTGTGAATGCCATCGCACCCGGCTACATCGCCTCCAGCGGCATGGATCACTACCCACCCGAAGCGGCGGCCATGCTGCGCAAGATACCCGCCACCGTGCCGGCGGGACGCTTTGGCAACGAGGCCGAGGTTTCCGCCTCCATCGTGTTTTTGCTCAGCCCCGCAGCCAGTTTTATCAGCGGCACGGTTTTGCGCGTCGATGGCGCCCGGCCCCAGGTGCGCATGGGCATGGGGCCGGTTGCCGCCAGCGCCGAGGTGCAGCAGCGCGGCGCAGTGCGTGCATTTGGCGGCTTTTCTCTCTACCAGACTCCCAAGGTTTTTCAGTCATGA
- a CDS encoding TetR/AcrR family transcriptional regulator gives MQTSHEAVITKKRGRGRPPKSADERNESMRRGELVKVAAQLFRQRGFHGTSTRDIAAAAGMQPGSLFYFFESKEAILHAVMRDGMAQAAASQAAALDALTARASGVQRLRALVRNHLQIMVGPDSDFIPVMLYEWRLLSDEQRVDVGAQKDEYEAQWMPALQALHHTGKLKASPEIARLLIFGALNWTAQWFTEGRGLTLDELTEQALALFIGER, from the coding sequence ATGCAAACAAGTCATGAAGCAGTCATCACCAAAAAGCGCGGTCGCGGCAGACCTCCGAAGTCGGCCGATGAGCGCAATGAAAGCATGCGCCGTGGCGAGCTGGTGAAGGTCGCGGCGCAGCTATTCAGACAGCGCGGATTTCATGGCACCAGCACACGCGATATCGCTGCAGCCGCAGGTATGCAGCCAGGCTCCCTGTTCTATTTTTTCGAGAGCAAGGAGGCCATCCTGCATGCGGTCATGCGCGATGGAATGGCGCAGGCAGCCGCCAGCCAGGCCGCTGCACTGGATGCGCTGACGGCGCGTGCCAGTGGTGTGCAGCGCCTGCGGGCCCTGGTGCGCAATCACCTGCAGATCATGGTCGGTCCGGACAGTGACTTCATTCCCGTCATGCTGTACGAATGGCGGCTGCTCAGTGATGAGCAGCGCGTGGATGTGGGAGCGCAAAAAGACGAATACGAGGCGCAGTGGATGCCCGCACTGCAGGCCCTGCACCACACGGGAAAGCTCAAAGCCAGTCCAGAGATTGCACGCCTGTTGATCTTCGGTGCGCTGAACTGGACGGCTCAATGGTTTACCGAGGGCCGTGGGCTGACGCTGGATGAGCTTACCGAGCAAGCCCTGGCCTTATTCATTGGAGAGCGTTGA